One part of the Candidatus Aegiribacteria sp. genome encodes these proteins:
- the ftsA gene encoding cell division protein FtsA — translation MNTDIYAGIDIGSENVICVVAEADEQGALHITGAGQAPTSGSVIEGVIVDLEGATEAASQAIEEAESIASWKVIDTAVSISGSHVRGFPGRGTVNIEQEDEFVSGKVTWIDIEDAMETAQLIKLPRESMVLRTEKCGYTIDGSSRLLRPPVGLRAERLTADIYMVTADRTAVLNLEQVILDAGKNVSVIYPAASASARSVLTPDEMEMGVVLADIGADTTDLAVFHSGVLAHLAVIPGGGESITRALQQIRIPRHEAERLKREFIDLAGRLKTSDREISVNSFGGRSTIPITDETVNEIAYRSAGNLIGDILCELKQVGIQESDLPAGIVLSGGTSHLRGFTSVASRIIGIPVEVGKPGGIDMSSSLIESAEFANAVGLVLLSHEEENEFERRKKSNPLGKVTSQIKGMIRKLR, via the coding sequence ATGAACACCGATATTTATGCAGGAATTGATATAGGTAGCGAGAACGTTATCTGTGTTGTGGCAGAAGCTGATGAACAGGGAGCTTTGCATATAACCGGAGCAGGCCAGGCTCCCACTTCGGGAAGTGTAATCGAGGGCGTGATCGTAGACCTTGAAGGTGCTACTGAAGCAGCGTCGCAAGCTATCGAAGAAGCAGAATCGATAGCATCATGGAAAGTAATCGACACCGCAGTGTCAATAAGCGGATCACATGTGCGGGGCTTTCCCGGCAGGGGAACGGTGAATATTGAGCAAGAGGATGAATTCGTATCAGGGAAAGTAACCTGGATAGATATTGAGGATGCGATGGAAACCGCGCAACTGATAAAATTGCCAAGAGAATCCATGGTCCTAAGAACCGAGAAATGCGGATATACAATAGACGGTTCAAGCAGGCTCCTGAGGCCTCCTGTAGGACTCCGAGCCGAAAGGCTTACAGCAGATATTTATATGGTTACAGCTGATAGAACCGCTGTTCTGAATCTTGAGCAGGTTATCCTGGACGCCGGTAAGAATGTCTCGGTTATTTATCCGGCTGCTTCCGCATCTGCCAGATCTGTCCTTACCCCTGACGAAATGGAAATGGGCGTAGTTCTCGCAGATATTGGAGCTGACACTACTGATTTAGCTGTTTTCCATTCCGGTGTTCTGGCTCATCTCGCGGTAATACCAGGTGGAGGAGAATCGATTACAAGGGCTCTGCAGCAGATTCGTATTCCCAGACATGAAGCTGAAAGGCTGAAGAGGGAGTTCATCGATCTTGCCGGACGGTTGAAAACGAGTGACAGAGAAATATCGGTGAACTCATTCGGTGGAAGGAGTACTATTCCAATTACGGATGAAACCGTGAACGAAATTGCATATAGAAGTGCTGGCAATCTCATAGGAGACATTCTCTGTGAACTTAAGCAGGTGGGTATTCAGGAATCGGATCTTCCTGCGGGGATCGTTCTCTCCGGTGGAACTTCCCACCTGAGAGGCTTTACCAGTGTGGCTTCCAGGATAATTGGAATCCCTGTTGAAGTGGGAAAGCCGGGCGGGATAGACATGTCGTCTTCATTGATAGAAAGCGCCGAATTCGCTAACGCTGTGGGACTTGTCCTGCTTTCACATGAAGAGGAAAATGAGTTCGAGAGAAGAAAGAAATCAAATCCATTAGGTAAAGTGACATCACAAATAAAAGGAATGA
- a CDS encoding FtsQ-type POTRA domain-containing protein yields the protein MKDRRRTAFWLLLISGISAFALAMGYRWFERGGVFDLDNIRIRGIRHADSAAVCEVVESLFGTSIWQLDPSEIQTMLSVVPGIDSVNVSRAPLSGLILDIKISEPVFAVSDSSGIMAVSSMGEVLPPRFLTDSIPVIQSRERIGAAVSRNLAAWFRAGEIQYDSLHFRYTDRGFSVFVNNGYEVLLGADQLSDRWDCYRQLASSVSGFDNLQQVDMRYSNQAILRESTESTPSQGYEI from the coding sequence ATGAAGGATCGACGCAGGACGGCATTCTGGCTGCTGCTAATATCGGGGATCTCAGCTTTTGCACTTGCCATGGGCTACAGATGGTTCGAAAGAGGGGGAGTATTCGACCTTGATAATATCAGGATAAGGGGAATACGACATGCGGATTCTGCCGCAGTTTGTGAGGTCGTTGAATCTCTGTTCGGTACATCGATCTGGCAACTTGATCCATCCGAGATTCAAACGATGCTGTCTGTTGTGCCAGGTATAGATTCAGTGAATGTAAGCCGGGCGCCATTGAGCGGCCTGATACTTGATATCAAAATATCGGAACCTGTTTTCGCCGTAAGCGATTCGTCGGGAATCATGGCTGTTTCTTCCATGGGTGAAGTTCTTCCACCACGCTTTCTTACCGACAGTATACCTGTAATTCAATCCAGGGAGAGGATAGGGGCTGCAGTTTCAAGGAATCTGGCGGCATGGTTCAGAGCTGGTGAGATTCAATATGACAGTCTACATTTCAGATATACGGACAGAGGATTCTCTGTATTCGTGAATAACGGATATGAAGTTCTTCTTGGAGCTGATCAACTTTCTGATAGATGGGATTGTTACCGACAGCTTGCATCTTCAGTATCCGGTTTCGACAATTTGCAGCAGGTTGATATGAGATACTCCAATCAGGCAATTCTGAGAGAATCAACGGAGAGTACACCATCTCAGGGGTACGAAATATGA
- the murC gene encoding UDP-N-acetylmuramate--L-alanine ligase, translated as MNTRVHLIGICGSGMSSLALWYQNRGFEVSGCDRSPGENLAELKNAGIAVSDEHNPSHVEEIDLVVFSAAIPSDHPEIMRARAKGIEVLRRSEALAELANASELLAVAGAHGKTTTTAMTGWILQETGYNPTVMVGGEVKAWGGNFRSGSMRTVVEADEYDRTFLRLRPESAAVTSFAIEHLECYGTPEALSVAFGVFLEMTRPGGSVIVPLINRDLARWAERIDRKVITTGPDGSVFCRFIEADPWQQKYLIDGIEAKLPLPGDHNLRNAETAIALSSTVGVKTEESVRALESFPGVSRRLEKIGVYGSAVVLSDYAHHPDEIDAALQGVSQLSDGKIGVVFQPHLYSRTASQSEEMGRALSRADWALVLPIYPSRELPIPGVSSRLVVDASIRSGCDCRLCAFDELREVLKEKMAEIIVFMGAGSVDCYARELVEEIE; from the coding sequence ATGAATACCAGAGTGCATCTCATAGGAATCTGTGGGAGCGGAATGAGTTCCCTTGCTCTTTGGTACCAGAACCGCGGTTTTGAGGTTAGTGGCTGTGACAGAAGTCCCGGCGAAAATCTTGCCGAATTGAAAAATGCGGGAATCGCTGTTTCGGATGAACATAATCCTTCTCATGTTGAAGAAATCGACCTTGTTGTCTTCAGCGCCGCGATACCCTCGGATCACCCGGAGATCATGAGGGCCAGGGCAAAAGGAATAGAAGTCCTGCGAAGAAGCGAAGCTCTTGCCGAACTGGCGAACGCTTCAGAATTACTGGCGGTAGCCGGTGCTCACGGAAAGACGACAACAACAGCTATGACAGGCTGGATACTTCAGGAAACTGGTTACAATCCGACAGTTATGGTCGGTGGTGAAGTTAAAGCGTGGGGCGGGAATTTCAGGTCAGGATCCATGCGTACGGTAGTTGAAGCAGACGAATATGACAGAACATTTCTCAGATTAAGACCCGAATCTGCCGCCGTTACCTCTTTCGCCATTGAACACCTGGAATGTTATGGAACTCCGGAAGCACTGTCAGTCGCATTCGGGGTATTTCTGGAAATGACCAGACCCGGAGGATCGGTAATTGTACCTTTAATAAACAGAGATCTGGCGAGATGGGCCGAAAGGATAGATAGAAAGGTAATCACAACCGGGCCGGATGGTTCGGTATTCTGCAGATTCATTGAAGCTGATCCATGGCAGCAGAAATATCTGATAGATGGAATTGAAGCGAAATTACCTCTTCCTGGTGATCATAACCTGAGAAATGCAGAAACGGCCATAGCTCTTTCATCAACTGTCGGAGTGAAAACGGAAGAATCCGTTAGAGCTCTTGAATCCTTTCCCGGTGTATCAAGACGTCTTGAAAAAATCGGGGTTTATGGTTCCGCTGTTGTTCTTTCCGATTATGCGCATCATCCCGATGAGATTGATGCTGCCCTCCAGGGAGTATCTCAGCTTTCAGATGGAAAGATCGGTGTTGTATTTCAGCCGCATCTCTACTCAAGAACCGCATCACAGTCTGAGGAAATGGGCAGGGCACTCAGCAGAGCCGACTGGGCGCTGGTATTGCCTATTTATCCGTCGAGGGAGCTGCCTATACCGGGCGTCAGTAGCCGGTTAGTTGTTGACGCGTCAATAAGATCAGGTTGCGATTGCAGGTTGTGCGCTTTTGACGAATTGCGTGAAGTCCTGAAGGAGAAAATGGCTGAAATTATAGTATTTATGGGCGCCGGCAGTGTTGACTGCTATGCAAGAGAACTTGTGGAGGAGATCGAATGA
- a CDS encoding UDP-N-acetylglucosamine--N-acetylmuramyl-(pentapeptide) pyrophosphoryl-undecaprenol N-acetylglucosamine transferase, giving the protein MKVVIAGGGTGGHISPAIAVAEAIWEKKPDTVIDFIATPRPVDQRMYSKIGSTVHILNPPRIDRGISDIVLLPFRAVREFIRARKLLQELDASVLFATGGYPCFFPVAAARSLGIPSIIHESNSIPGRANRLASRFADKVLTGFYSSASGFRKTTVYTGNPVRLSLRRYDREFAREKLNIPDGVPVVLFLGGSQGARAINDIALKVPEGIQVLLQCGSRDKERTKSESPCLQRIQVIDFTDDPALLYSAADIAVARSGAMTVAELTWFRIPAVYIPYPFAADNHQEWNAREIADKHGALLVLQDSADADVLWEIVDHLLEDTDEIRRMKNCLEETMHDNPAGIIAEIVMNTALKGS; this is encoded by the coding sequence ATGAAGGTTGTAATAGCCGGAGGAGGTACCGGTGGGCATATAAGTCCTGCAATTGCCGTAGCAGAAGCCATCTGGGAGAAGAAACCAGATACTGTAATCGATTTTATTGCAACGCCCAGGCCCGTTGATCAAAGGATGTATAGCAAGATAGGAAGTACCGTGCATATACTCAACCCTCCACGGATTGATAGAGGTATTTCTGATATTGTATTGCTGCCATTCAGGGCAGTCAGGGAGTTCATAAGGGCAAGAAAACTGCTTCAAGAACTGGATGCTTCCGTACTCTTCGCGACCGGAGGCTACCCCTGCTTTTTCCCTGTGGCCGCAGCACGCAGCCTGGGCATTCCCTCAATAATACATGAATCGAACAGCATACCCGGAAGGGCGAACAGGCTGGCCTCCCGTTTTGCGGATAAAGTGCTGACAGGCTTCTACTCATCAGCCTCCGGTTTCAGAAAAACAACTGTTTACACCGGTAATCCTGTAAGGCTTTCCCTTCGGAGATACGATAGAGAATTCGCAAGGGAAAAATTGAATATTCCCGATGGTGTTCCAGTAGTGCTTTTTCTTGGTGGCAGCCAGGGTGCCAGAGCGATTAATGATATAGCTTTGAAAGTTCCTGAGGGAATTCAGGTACTGCTTCAGTGCGGCAGCAGGGATAAAGAGAGAACTAAGAGTGAATCACCCTGCCTTCAGAGGATTCAGGTTATTGATTTCACGGATGATCCGGCATTGCTCTACTCCGCAGCTGATATTGCAGTGGCACGTTCAGGCGCAATGACAGTCGCTGAACTGACATGGTTCAGAATTCCAGCGGTCTACATACCCTATCCATTTGCCGCAGACAACCATCAAGAATGGAATGCCAGAGAAATAGCTGACAAGCATGGAGCTCTTTTAGTTTTACAGGACAGCGCAGACGCGGATGTTCTGTGGGAAATAGTAGATCATCTGCTTGAAGATACCGATGAAATTAGAAGAATGAAAAATTGCCTGGAGGAAACAATGCATGATAACCCGGCAGGAATAATCGCGGAGATCGTTATGAATACCGCGCTGAAGGGTTCGTAA
- a CDS encoding FtsW/RodA/SpoVE family cell cycle protein, translated as MKNLKPSGARNTMLVSAILLLILGTLAVFTASSFKSLLLTDSESSTVFLLPHVKKVLIGILAGLLAWSMPPTTLKKAAPILYVLSLAMLVLLMVLRGSHWAPVINGSSRWLVLFSGFRIMPSEIARIAYIILAASLVSDGVIRARTGAGIVCLTVLALIPAALVAFQPDFAGGMYILSVMVIVLFLAESRFRDMVVLFLVMLALASIVVFSSEYRRERLVSWFSPEDAAEASTYQPEQACIALGSGGIMGRGIGRGRQQRGFLPEAFSDYILAVIGEESGFAGVLLILSLLLLLLMSGWTIADNADHLFGYLVSGGLIASIALGLFIHIAVVTRMFPSTGMPLPLVSWGGSNLMVTIGTLGIVSRVASEGIRE; from the coding sequence TTGAAGAATCTCAAACCGTCCGGAGCTCGTAATACCATGCTTGTGTCAGCGATTCTATTGCTGATTCTGGGAACGTTGGCCGTGTTTACCGCCAGTTCGTTTAAATCACTGCTGCTAACGGATTCTGAATCAAGTACAGTGTTTCTACTGCCTCATGTTAAAAAGGTATTGATCGGAATTCTCGCAGGGCTGCTCGCTTGGAGCATGCCACCGACCACACTGAAGAAGGCAGCTCCGATATTGTACGTTCTATCCCTGGCTATGTTGGTTCTTCTAATGGTTCTCAGAGGATCTCACTGGGCACCGGTGATCAACGGATCATCGAGATGGCTGGTTCTATTCAGCGGGTTTCGGATAATGCCTTCAGAAATAGCCAGAATTGCATATATAATCCTTGCCGCCTCCCTCGTATCTGATGGCGTCATCCGCGCGAGGACAGGCGCCGGTATAGTCTGTCTCACAGTTCTTGCTCTGATTCCAGCGGCACTTGTGGCATTTCAGCCTGATTTCGCGGGTGGGATGTACATACTCTCTGTCATGGTCATTGTTCTTTTTCTTGCTGAATCCAGATTCAGGGACATGGTGGTTCTCTTCCTGGTTATGCTTGCCCTGGCTTCTATTGTCGTCTTTTCGTCCGAGTACAGAAGGGAAAGACTGGTCAGCTGGTTTTCTCCGGAGGATGCAGCGGAGGCTTCAACTTATCAGCCTGAACAGGCCTGCATCGCACTGGGCAGCGGCGGAATAATGGGAAGGGGAATTGGCAGGGGAAGGCAGCAGAGAGGTTTTCTGCCTGAGGCGTTCTCTGACTACATACTTGCAGTAATCGGTGAGGAATCGGGGTTTGCCGGTGTTCTACTGATACTGTCTTTATTGCTTCTACTGCTGATGTCGGGGTGGACTATTGCTGATAATGCTGATCACCTGTTCGGTTACCTGGTTTCTGGAGGTTTGATAGCTTCAATTGCCCTGGGGCTGTTCATTCATATCGCTGTTGTTACCAGGATGTTTCCATCTACAGGTATGCCGCTCCCACTTGTTTCATGGGGTGGTTCAAATCTCATGGTAACGATAGGAACTTTGGGAATAGTATCAAGGGTGGCAAGTGAGGGGATACGGGAATGA
- the murD gene encoding UDP-N-acetylmuramoyl-L-alanine--D-glutamate ligase, whose amino-acid sequence MGYWTDGQKNVGVFGLGRSGRAAAALLNLRGFSVTGLDSSNDVAVCRDCVRLVTGDDMIDCLNSLDGIVISPGIDPVSPLPAVARELGLPVIGEIELAFRNTDIPVLAITGSNGKTTTAEWLGYTLKKAGLNACVAGNTGYPFSTAVIENPGADFFVLEVSSYQLQTIKAFRPSAAAILNITPDHLKRHGDIKGYINAKARIFMNQHNSDLLVLNRDDPGSVPLARRTAGLEWYFGIGENLEAGAFVQGDSIYYADSRTKKFVIDKRDISLSGLHNLSNALAVVCLAGKAGLEPQQMVEGLSSFPGVPHRIEWIGKHHGVSFVNDSKSTNPDSLNAALKSFSEPVILIAGGLAKEADYKQLKSLIADRVKALILIGDSSAMLENCWSGSTPIFLEDVMENAIKQALNQSQDGDIVLLSPGCASFDQYSSFEERGEHFRKIVGDLT is encoded by the coding sequence ATGGGATACTGGACTGACGGACAAAAAAATGTCGGAGTATTCGGGCTTGGAAGGAGCGGAAGGGCCGCAGCCGCGCTTCTCAACCTCAGAGGTTTCTCGGTAACAGGTCTTGACAGCAGTAACGATGTCGCTGTCTGCCGGGACTGCGTCCGGCTGGTAACCGGGGATGATATGATAGACTGTCTGAATAGTCTTGATGGTATTGTAATAAGTCCTGGAATTGATCCTGTGTCACCTCTGCCCGCAGTTGCCAGGGAACTGGGTCTTCCAGTCATAGGAGAGATCGAGCTTGCCTTCCGAAATACCGATATCCCGGTGCTTGCAATTACAGGATCCAATGGAAAAACCACTACTGCGGAATGGCTGGGATATACTCTCAAAAAAGCTGGCCTGAACGCTTGTGTTGCAGGTAATACCGGTTATCCATTCAGCACAGCAGTTATCGAAAATCCTGGTGCGGATTTCTTTGTACTTGAAGTAAGCAGCTATCAACTGCAGACTATTAAGGCTTTCCGTCCCAGCGCCGCGGCAATTCTCAACATCACACCGGATCACCTCAAGCGTCATGGAGATATAAAGGGCTATATCAACGCAAAAGCCAGAATATTCATGAATCAGCATAACAGCGACCTGCTTGTACTCAATCGGGACGATCCCGGATCGGTTCCTCTTGCCCGTAGAACAGCCGGCCTTGAATGGTACTTCGGGATTGGAGAGAACCTTGAAGCAGGAGCCTTTGTCCAGGGGGATTCAATCTACTACGCAGATTCCAGAACAAAAAAATTCGTGATTGATAAACGGGACATATCTCTTTCCGGTCTCCACAACTTGTCAAATGCCCTCGCAGTCGTATGTCTTGCCGGTAAGGCCGGCCTGGAGCCGCAGCAGATGGTTGAAGGGCTTTCATCCTTCCCGGGTGTTCCCCACAGAATTGAATGGATAGGAAAGCACCACGGTGTTTCATTCGTAAACGATTCCAAATCTACTAATCCTGATTCTCTTAACGCGGCGCTGAAGAGTTTTTCGGAACCTGTCATACTGATTGCCGGTGGACTGGCAAAGGAAGCTGATTACAAACAGCTCAAAAGCCTGATAGCCGATCGAGTAAAGGCGCTCATACTGATTGGAGATTCTTCAGCCATGCTGGAAAATTGCTGGTCCGGTTCTACGCCAATTTTCCTGGAAGATGTAATGGAAAACGCTATAAAGCAGGCATTGAATCAGTCACAGGATGGTGATATTGTGCTCCTGAGCCCTGGATGCGCAAGTTTTGACCAGTACAGCAGTTTTGAAGAACGCGGAGAGCATTTCCGGAAGATTGTGGGGGATTTGACTTGA
- the mraY gene encoding phospho-N-acetylmuramoyl-pentapeptide-transferase encodes MLYWILYPLRESVSIFNLFGYITFRAAGATFTALVIMFAAGPFVIRFLKKHQIGQTVRDDGPQSHLKKEGTPTMGGLLILLSVLIPVLLWGRLDNRYLIVVLISTIWMGLIGLLDDYLKVVRHCSKGLIGRYKLAGQFVLGIALGAWLCFSPVVPGGNASDPSLIPSVRTIDLESAEGIDILSTETTVPFFKDIRIDLGFFYILFVALVLAGSSNAVNLTDGLDGLATGVSLISIITFGVMAYLLGHVNFADYLQFSYLPGVGEVSVFAGAMAGACLGFLWFNAPPASVFMGDTGSLALGGAIGSMAIVTKNELLLFLVGGVFVMEVFSVILQVSWFKKTGKRVFRMAPIHHHFELIGWMESKVVVRFWIIAAILGLLGLITLKIR; translated from the coding sequence ATGCTTTACTGGATCTTGTACCCGCTGAGGGAATCCGTTTCCATTTTCAACCTGTTCGGTTATATCACTTTTCGTGCCGCAGGAGCTACTTTTACCGCTTTAGTTATCATGTTCGCTGCAGGACCCTTCGTAATCAGGTTTCTAAAGAAGCACCAGATTGGACAGACAGTACGGGATGATGGGCCTCAGAGTCATCTGAAAAAAGAAGGTACCCCAACAATGGGAGGTCTTCTCATTCTTCTATCGGTTCTGATACCGGTTCTGCTGTGGGGAAGGCTTGATAACCGATACTTGATTGTTGTGCTTATTTCAACGATATGGATGGGATTGATAGGGCTGCTTGATGACTACTTGAAAGTCGTAAGACACTGCTCCAAAGGGCTTATAGGAAGATACAAGCTCGCAGGGCAGTTCGTTCTGGGTATCGCTCTTGGTGCGTGGCTCTGTTTCAGCCCTGTTGTACCGGGAGGGAATGCCTCGGATCCGTCACTGATACCGTCTGTGCGAACCATTGATCTGGAATCCGCAGAGGGTATCGACATCTTATCTACGGAGACAACCGTTCCGTTCTTCAAGGATATCCGTATAGATCTGGGCTTCTTCTATATACTATTTGTGGCTCTTGTGCTTGCAGGAAGTTCAAATGCGGTTAACCTTACCGATGGCCTGGACGGGCTCGCGACAGGGGTAAGCCTTATTTCGATAATAACATTTGGTGTTATGGCATACCTCCTCGGGCATGTTAATTTTGCTGATTACCTGCAATTCTCATATCTGCCCGGAGTGGGGGAAGTGTCAGTTTTTGCAGGTGCTATGGCTGGCGCATGCCTGGGTTTCCTCTGGTTCAATGCGCCTCCGGCATCGGTTTTTATGGGAGATACCGGATCTCTGGCCCTGGGCGGCGCAATCGGTTCTATGGCAATAGTAACGAAGAATGAACTTCTTCTATTCCTTGTGGGAGGGGTTTTCGTAATGGAGGTTTTCAGCGTGATTTTACAGGTCAGCTGGTTCAAGAAAACCGGAAAACGGGTTTTTCGTATGGCGCCAATTCATCACCATTTTGAGCTTATCGGGTGGATGGAAAGCAAAGTAGTTGTCCGATTCTGGATAATAGCAGCGATTCTGGGACTCCTGGGATTGATCACATTGAAGATCAGGTGA
- a CDS encoding UDP-N-acetylmuramoyl-tripeptide--D-alanyl-D-alanine ligase encodes MMHLGEIAHAMGGLVTSESADRKVGPAVIDSRNSCRDCLFFALSGSSTDGHMFVDAVLENNGVAVVSRGHLRENIVLVDNVEKALLDAAEWRRSGIGSRIVAITGSSGKTTTRLFLTAALECKFSVYSTSGNLNNHLGMPLTILNAPEKDPDIIVLELGMNHAGELLLLGRIASPTDCLITNIGHAHMEYFNTIDDIARAKAELIQTIAPGGTCVIPVDEEILKRTAHDCSLNIRYFGDGGDAWFEREEGKCIVYPWKEELKLQFRGDHNIMNAVSAVLMADVFDVQPDRATDAIAKVVPAKGRGRIVRVGGLTILDESYNANPDSTRACLDVLEGIEGNRGAVLGDMLELGEDAPGFHVDILRKADSIGLDFIILTGEVYNSVRSTAVKTRIITADDWMEALRMLRSTVPPECTVLVKGSNSLKLSELVRSMKEGV; translated from the coding sequence ATGATGCATCTGGGGGAAATCGCACATGCTATGGGCGGCTTGGTAACTTCGGAGAGCGCTGACAGAAAAGTTGGTCCCGCAGTAATTGATTCAAGGAATTCTTGCCGGGACTGTCTGTTTTTCGCTCTGAGTGGAAGCAGCACGGATGGTCATATGTTCGTTGATGCTGTTCTTGAAAACAACGGTGTTGCTGTAGTGTCTCGTGGCCACCTGCGTGAGAATATTGTACTCGTTGATAACGTTGAGAAGGCACTTCTTGATGCCGCAGAATGGAGAAGAAGCGGTATAGGGTCCAGAATTGTCGCTATTACAGGTTCAAGCGGGAAAACAACCACCAGGCTGTTTCTTACTGCCGCACTTGAATGCAAGTTCAGCGTATACAGTACCAGTGGCAACCTGAACAATCATCTTGGAATGCCGCTTACAATCCTCAACGCTCCGGAAAAAGATCCGGATATTATCGTCCTTGAACTGGGCATGAACCATGCCGGTGAACTGCTGCTTCTAGGCAGAATCGCTTCTCCGACTGATTGTCTTATTACGAATATAGGACATGCTCATATGGAATATTTCAATACTATTGATGACATAGCAAGAGCTAAGGCTGAACTGATACAGACAATTGCTCCCGGTGGAACCTGCGTCATACCTGTAGATGAAGAAATCCTTAAAAGGACTGCTCACGATTGCTCGTTGAATATCAGGTATTTTGGGGACGGTGGAGATGCATGGTTCGAACGGGAAGAAGGTAAATGCATTGTTTACCCATGGAAAGAGGAGCTGAAACTACAATTCCGGGGCGATCACAATATAATGAACGCGGTTTCCGCGGTGCTGATGGCAGACGTATTTGATGTTCAGCCGGACAGAGCCACAGATGCGATTGCGAAAGTCGTTCCCGCAAAGGGCAGGGGCAGAATCGTCAGAGTGGGAGGATTGACCATCCTTGATGAGAGCTACAACGCAAACCCTGATTCAACAAGGGCGTGCCTTGATGTGCTTGAAGGGATAGAAGGGAACAGGGGGGCGGTTCTTGGCGATATGCTGGAACTTGGAGAAGACGCTCCCGGATTTCACGTTGATATACTGAGGAAAGCGGACAGTATTGGGCTGGATTTCATTATTCTGACAGGTGAAGTGTACAATTCCGTAAGAAGCACTGCTGTAAAAACGAGAATAATCACGGCTGATGACTGGATGGAAGCACTGAGGATGCTGAGAAGTACTGTTCCTCCCGAATGCACGGTGCTTGTAAAGGGTTCAAATTCGCTGAAACTCAGTGAACTGGTTCGTTCTATGAAGGAGGGTGTTTGA